One Littorina saxatilis isolate snail1 linkage group LG1, US_GU_Lsax_2.0, whole genome shotgun sequence genomic window carries:
- the LOC138982395 gene encoding beta-2 adrenergic receptor-like, whose amino-acid sequence MTINDTTQQTLGAGPNVTTPTTLVEWSTDNKMRNVLIGSVLVIVNALTLITVVRTRSLRSHTKMLVGSLTCSDMLMGVSTLVPRLLPWQHLSHEPMCVIRFSGVLMSVYGTCLSVISISLDRTLALTFPIMYRLSISVVKALLAVLGVWGMSALLTVASLADGFPDSTSCDMILVMSSRGLLLVGYVVLASIVAIATLYVYIGVRLRRRRRRVGVQLSARRPGGGVARNDGGDNAVEGGGGGAVDGDGGDYQAVSMKMEHRTTVTATVLVVSFLFGYLPMASYLLWAVHSGADLLEEAKAQRLLIIIACPLINCILDPLVYFWRLQNWQAEVFGKCRKLAQRNSSSSTSGVPITQNTR is encoded by the exons ATGACCATAAATGACACGACTCAGCAGACGTTGGGGGCGGGGCCTAACGTTACCACGCCCACCACTCTGGTGGAATGGTCCACGGACAACAAGATGCGGAACGTGTTGATTGGCTCGGTGCTGGTGATTGTCAACGCCCTGACACTCATCACTGTGGTCCGTACACGCTCACTGCGGTCCCACACTAAG ATGCTGGTGGGAAGCCTGACGTGCTCGGACATGCTGATGGGGGTCAGCACGCTGGTACCCCGCTTGTTGCCATGGCAACACCTGTCGCACGAACCTATGTGCGTCATCCGCTTCTCCGGCGTCCTGATGTCCGTCTACGGCACCTGTCTGTCCGTCATCTCCATCTCGCTTGACCGCACGTTGGCCTTGACCTTTCCCATCATGTACAG GTTGTCCATATCCGTGGTGAAGGCACTACTAGCAGTTCTGGGGGTGTGGGGGATGTCGGCCCTGCTGACGGTTGCCTCCCTTGCCGATGGGTTCCCCGATAGCACATCGTGCGATATGATCCTGGTGATGAGTTCCCGAGGCCTTCTTCTCGTGGGTTACGTTGTGCTGGCCAGCATCGTTGCCATAGCAACTTTGTACGTCTACATCGGCGTGAGGctgagaaggaggaggaggagggtgggGGTTCAGCTCAGTGCCAGGAGGCCGGGAGGGGGCGTCGCCAGAAACGACGGGGGTGACAACGCTGTGGaaggcggtggtggtggtgctgttgatggtgatggtggtgactACCAAGCAGTGTCCATGAA GATGGAACACCGCACGACAGTAACAGCCACCGTACTGGTAGTGTCTTTTCTCTTCGGTTATCTCCCCATGGCCTCCTATCTCCTGTGGGCTGTGCACTCTGGGGCAGATCTTTTGGAAGAGGCAAAAGCACAACGCCTGCTCATCATCATCGCCTGCCCTCTCATCAACTGCATCCTCGACCCGCTAGTCTACTTCTGGAGGCTGCAGAACTGGCAGGCGGAAGTCTTCGGCAAATGTCGGAAGCTCGCCCAAAGGAACTCGTCGAGCTCGACCTCTGGTGTTCCTATTACGCAGAACACCCGGTAG
- the LOC138976366 gene encoding collagen alpha-1(XXII) chain-like, translated as MNSLLLLTIASLGGFAVSQRDDRDNTLSECFSKVADVYFVLDSSSSIYIEDYQQVLNFVSQVVTRFDVSRDDTRLGALTFSDNYQIGFDLERYQTKGDVLASIDERTLPYKTGVTNTDQAIRYVRENQQFRNDITKVMVVITDGGSKSPLQTQREADLARDAGFHMVVVGVGQYLEEQEWRAIASDPDNDYLFNITNFNFLGALRDSLPRRICLMPPIILGGECNAQQNADLLFLSAPNGLNDALDAMTDLAEAFRSRDRLQVRYVLEACENDIDRGFQGPDIFCDRFGNALEQDDETYVNLMTELRDAAREMRASRTANQVAVLFVDDQSMRANRFGILQEARNMASFDGIDLIVVDLGVREYSNFVNGMTQERDNVISYVGQTMSESVRQILERICQSVNTNPSDEFGNPRIS; from the exons ATGAATTCCTTACTTCTACTGACG ATCGCCTCCCTGGGTGGCTTCGCTGTTTctc AACGGGATGACAGAGACAACACGTTGTCGG AGTGCTTCAGCAAAGTCGCAGACGTATACTTCGTCTTGGATTCCTCCTCGTCAATTTATATAGAGGATTACCAACAAGTGTTGAACTTCGTCAGTCAAGTTGTGACGCGATTTGACGTCAGTCGTGACGACACACGGCTTGGGGCCTTGACCTTCAGCGACAATTATCAG atTGGTTTTGACCTTGAACGCTATCAAACCAAAGGTGACGTTCTTGCTTCCATCGACGAGCGGACGCTGCCCTACAAAACAGGAGTGACCAACACTGACCAGGCCATCCGCTATGTCCGTGAGAACCAACAGTTCCGCAATGACATCACCAAGGTCATGGTCGTCATCACTGACGGCGGGTCAAAGTCACCAT TGCAGACACAGCGTGAGGCGGATTTAGCACGTGACGCCGGGTTCCacatggtggtggtgggggtggggcagTATCTGGAAGAGCAGGAATGGCGCGCTATTGCCAGCGACCCCGACAACGACTATCTCTTCAACATCACCAACTTCAACTTCCTCGGCGCCCTGAGGGACTCCCTCCCCAGGCGCATCTGTCTAATGCCTCCCATCATCCTTGGCGGTG AGTGCAACGCGCAGCAAAACGCCGACCTGCTATTCCTGTCCGCACCCAACGGTCTCAACGACGCTCTCGACGCCATGACGGACCTGGCCGAGGCCTTCCGGTCACGTGACCGCCTGCAAGTGCGCTACGTACTGGAAGCATGCGAAAACGACATCGACAGAGGCTTCCAGGGACCCGACATCTTCTGTGACAG GTTCGGTAACGCACTGGAGCAGGATGACGAGACCTACGTCAACTTGATGACGGAGCTTCGGGACGCGGCCAGAGAAATGCGGGCATCCCGCACTGCAAACCAGGTGGCCGTCCTCTTCGTTGATGACCAGTCCATGCGTGCCAACAG GTTCGGCATCCTGCAGGAAGCTCGAAACATGGCGTCATTTGACGGGATCGACTTGATCGTAGTGGATCTGGGCGTCAGAGAGTACTCTAACTTCGTCAACGGGATGACGCAAGAGAGAGACAACGTCATCAGTTACGTGGGTCAGACGATGTCAGAAAGTGTACGACAGATCCTCGAGCGTATCTGTCAAA